A stretch of the Sulfolobus acidocaldarius SUSAZ genome encodes the following:
- a CDS encoding 30S ribosomal protein S7 has translation MVENIEVSNLNVKVFGKWDTKVEVRDPSLKKYIDLMSIYLPHTGGRHEHRRFGKSRIPIVERLINNLMRPGRNKGKKMLAYNIVKTTFDIIAVKTGQNPIQVLVRAIENAAPREEVTRIMYGGIVYYVAVDVAPQRRVDLALRHLVTGASEASFNNPKPIEEALAEEIIAAANNDNKSVAIRKKEEIERIALSSR, from the coding sequence ATGGTTGAGAATATTGAAGTTTCAAATTTGAACGTTAAGGTATTTGGAAAGTGGGACACTAAGGTTGAAGTTAGAGATCCGAGTTTAAAGAAATATATAGATTTAATGTCTATATACCTACCACATACTGGAGGTAGACATGAGCATAGGAGATTTGGAAAATCAAGAATACCTATAGTAGAAAGATTGATAAATAACTTAATGAGACCAGGTAGGAATAAAGGTAAAAAAATGCTTGCGTATAACATAGTAAAAACAACATTTGATATTATAGCAGTAAAGACTGGTCAGAATCCAATCCAAGTTTTAGTGAGAGCAATTGAGAATGCTGCTCCAAGAGAGGAAGTAACCCGTATAATGTACGGTGGAATAGTTTACTATGTAGCTGTAGACGTAGCGCCCCAGAGAAGAGTAGACTTAGCATTAAGACATTTAGTTACTGGAGCTAGCGAAGCTTCATTTAACAATCCCAAACCCATAGAAGAAGCGTTGGCTGAAGAAATAATTGCAGCAGCAAATAATGATAATAAGAGTGTAGCAATAAGGAAGAAAGAAGAGATAGAGAGAATAGCGTTAAGCTCTAGGTAA
- a CDS encoding 30S ribosomal protein S12: MAGSKSPKGLFAARKLRLKRLKFSWSQRSFKRRMLALKEKFDPLEGAPMARGIVLEKVGIESRQPNSAVRKAVRVQLVKNGRIVTAFVPGDGGVNFIDEHDEVVIAGIGGTLGRSMGDLPGVRYKVVMVNGVSLDALYKGKKQKPVR; this comes from the coding sequence TTGGCAGGTAGTAAATCTCCAAAAGGTTTGTTTGCAGCAAGGAAATTGAGATTAAAAAGGCTAAAGTTTAGCTGGAGCCAGAGGTCCTTTAAGAGAAGAATGTTGGCACTAAAGGAGAAATTTGATCCACTAGAAGGCGCACCAATGGCTAGAGGTATAGTTTTAGAAAAAGTTGGTATAGAGTCTAGGCAACCAAATTCTGCAGTGAGAAAAGCAGTTAGAGTACAGCTAGTTAAAAATGGAAGAATAGTTACAGCATTTGTTCCTGGGGACGGTGGTGTTAACTTCATAGATGAGCACGATGAAGTCGTTATAGCAGGTATAGGTGGTACATTAGGTAGGTCAATGGGTGATCTACCTGGTGTTAGATATAAAGTAGTAATGGTTAACGGGGTTTCCTTAGACGCTTTGTATAAGGGAAAGAAGCAGAAACCAGTAAGGTAA
- a CDS encoding transcription elongation factor NusA yields MPEIKLTSEELKYMSLFQDITGVTARDCIIDDRNNRVILLINPESMGVAIGKNGLNVRKLEKLINKSVEIVGYQENLEDLVKNLMSPARVKTIKVVQSNSKKTVYITVEPQDKGIAIGKNGRNVERAKLILKRYLDIDSVVVV; encoded by the coding sequence GTGCCAGAAATTAAATTAACTTCAGAAGAGTTAAAATACATGTCTTTATTCCAAGATATAACCGGAGTTACCGCAAGGGACTGCATAATAGATGACAGAAATAACAGAGTTATATTGCTAATAAATCCAGAGAGTATGGGAGTAGCTATAGGTAAGAATGGTCTTAATGTAAGAAAGCTAGAAAAATTGATAAATAAATCTGTTGAGATTGTAGGATACCAAGAAAACCTTGAAGATTTAGTGAAGAATCTAATGTCCCCTGCAAGAGTCAAAACAATAAAAGTGGTTCAATCTAACTCGAAAAAGACTGTGTATATAACAGTAGAACCGCAGGATAAAGGAATAGCTATAGGTAAGAATGGAAGAAATGTTGAAAGGGCTAAGTTAATATTAAAAAGGTATTTGGATATTGATTCTGTTGTTGTAGTATAA
- a CDS encoding 50S ribosomal protein L30: MSQSFEGELKTLLRSGKVILGTRKTLKLLKTGKVKGVIVSSTLRQDLKDDIMTFSKFSAIPIYLYKGSGYELGTLCGKPFMVSVIGIVDEGESKILEFIKEVKQ, from the coding sequence ATGTCTCAAAGTTTTGAAGGAGAATTAAAAACACTTCTCAGAAGTGGTAAGGTAATTTTAGGAACAAGGAAGACATTGAAATTGCTGAAGACAGGTAAGGTGAAGGGAGTAATAGTTTCTTCTACACTAAGGCAGGATCTAAAAGACGATATTATGACATTTTCAAAATTTTCTGCTATTCCAATTTATCTCTATAAAGGTAGCGGATATGAATTAGGGACATTATGCGGTAAACCTTTTATGGTATCTGTTATAGGTATAGTTGATGAAGGGGAATCAAAAATTTTAGAGTTTATTAAAGAGGTGAAGCAATGA
- a CDS encoding DNA-directed RNA polymerase subunit A'' (DNA-dependent RNA polymerase catalyzes the transcription of DNA into RNA using the four ribonucleoside triphosphates as substrates), which translates to MIDEKLKGYIDKRLDEIKDKIPDKLLEDLRAAIMDINGVELTEEDIDKIIDLTIREYQQSLIEPGEAIGVVTAQSVGEPGTQMTLRTFHFAGIRELNVTLGLPRLIEIVDARKVPSTPMMTIYLTDEYKTDKDKALEIARRIEYTRVENVVSSVSVDISNMSITLQFDQEMLRDKGVSIEEIKKIITKLKLGEIRLEDNDEYSFTIYFEKIDSIMALFKMREKILNTKIKGVKGIKRAIVQKKGDEYVIITDGSNLEGIMNVTGVDINKIQTNNIHEVEEVLGIEAARELISREIKKVLEEQGLDVDMRHIVLVSDIMTRTGDIRQIGRHGVTGEKSSVLARAAFEVTVKHLLDAAARGEREEFKGVIENIIIGQPIRLGTGIVELTMKPNMR; encoded by the coding sequence ATGATAGACGAAAAGTTAAAGGGTTATATTGATAAGAGATTAGACGAAATAAAGGATAAGATTCCTGATAAGTTACTTGAGGATCTTAGAGCTGCAATTATGGACATTAATGGGGTAGAGCTAACAGAAGAAGATATTGATAAAATTATAGACTTAACCATTAGAGAATATCAACAATCATTAATTGAGCCAGGCGAGGCTATAGGTGTTGTTACTGCACAATCTGTAGGAGAACCAGGTACTCAAATGACCCTAAGAACTTTCCACTTTGCAGGAATTAGAGAGCTAAACGTTACCCTAGGTTTACCAAGACTAATAGAAATAGTTGATGCGAGAAAAGTACCATCTACTCCCATGATGACAATATATCTTACCGATGAATATAAGACTGATAAGGATAAGGCATTAGAGATAGCGAGAAGAATAGAATATACAAGAGTAGAAAATGTCGTATCTTCTGTTAGTGTTGATATATCTAATATGTCCATAACTCTTCAATTCGATCAGGAAATGTTAAGAGACAAGGGAGTATCGATAGAAGAGATTAAGAAAATTATAACTAAGTTAAAATTAGGAGAAATAAGATTAGAGGATAATGATGAATATAGTTTTACAATTTACTTTGAAAAGATTGACAGTATAATGGCATTATTCAAAATGAGAGAGAAGATACTAAATACAAAGATAAAGGGAGTTAAGGGTATAAAAAGAGCCATAGTCCAGAAGAAAGGAGACGAATATGTTATTATAACTGATGGTTCTAACCTAGAGGGTATTATGAATGTAACTGGTGTCGATATTAATAAGATACAGACTAATAATATTCATGAAGTAGAAGAAGTATTAGGAATAGAGGCAGCAAGGGAACTTATTTCTAGAGAGATAAAGAAAGTTCTTGAGGAGCAGGGATTAGATGTTGATATGAGACATATTGTACTTGTTTCCGATATTATGACAAGAACTGGGGATATAAGACAAATAGGAAGACATGGTGTAACTGGCGAGAAAAGTAGTGTATTGGCTAGAGCTGCATTTGAAGTTACTGTGAAACACTTATTAGATGCAGCAGCTAGAGGAGAGAGAGAAGAGTTTAAAGGAGTGATAGAAAACATTATAATTGGACAGCCTATAAGATTAGGTACCGGAATAGTTGAATTAACGATGAAGCCTAATATGAGGTGA
- a CDS encoding DNA-directed RNA polymerase subunit A', translating into MSEKIIRGVKFGVLSPNEIRQMSVTAIITSEVYDEDGTPIEGGVMDPKLGVIEPGQKCPVCGNTLAGCPGHFGHIELIKPVIHIGYVKHIYDFLRTTCWRCGRIKIKEQDLERYKRIYNAIKLRWPSAARRLVEYIKKISIKNLECPHCGEKQFKIKLEKPYNFNEERNGSIVKLSPSEIRDRLERIPDSDVELLGYDPKSSRPEWMILTVLPVPPITIRPSITIESGIRAEDDLTHKLVDIIRLNERLKESIEAGAPQLIIEDLWDLLQYHVATYFDNEIPGLPPAKHRSGRPLRTLAQRLKGKEGRFRGNLSGKRVDFSARTVISPDPNLSIDEVGIPYTIARMLTVPERVTNINIERIRQYIINGPDKWPGANYVIKPDGRRIDLRYVKDRKELASSITAGYVVERHLVDGDVVLFNRQPSLHRISMMAHKVRVLPGRTFRLNLLDCPPYNADFDGDEMNLHVPQSEEAIAEARELMLVHKNIITPRYGGPIIGGGQDYISGAYLLSVKTTLLTVEEVATILGVTDFVGELGEPAILAPKPYYTGKQVISLFLPKDFNFHGPANISKGPRACKDEICPHDSFIVIKNGLLLEGVFDKKAIGNQQPESMLHWSIREYGTEYGKWLMDNVFKMFIRFLEMRGFTMTLDDITIPEEAQNEITTKIKEGYSQVDEYIRKFNEGQLEPIPGRTIEESLESYILDTLDKLRKVAGEIATKYLDPFNNVYIMAITGARGSELNITQMTALLGQQSVRGERIRRGYRERTLSLFKYGDIAPEARGFVKNSFMRGLSPYEMFFHAAGGREGLVDTAVKTSQSGYMQRRLINALSDLRIEYDGTVRSLYGDIVQVVYGDDAVHPMYSAHSKSVNVNRVIERVIGWKR; encoded by the coding sequence ATGAGTGAGAAGATCATACGAGGCGTAAAATTTGGTGTGTTATCACCTAATGAAATAAGGCAAATGTCAGTTACGGCAATAATAACTTCAGAGGTATATGATGAAGACGGTACTCCAATCGAAGGAGGAGTAATGGATCCGAAACTAGGTGTAATAGAGCCCGGTCAAAAATGTCCCGTATGTGGTAACACGTTAGCAGGTTGTCCTGGTCATTTCGGTCATATAGAACTTATTAAACCAGTCATTCACATAGGTTATGTTAAACACATTTATGATTTCCTTAGGACCACTTGTTGGAGATGTGGTAGAATAAAGATAAAAGAGCAAGATTTAGAGAGATATAAGAGAATATATAATGCTATAAAGCTCAGATGGCCATCTGCTGCAAGAAGGTTAGTAGAGTATATAAAGAAAATATCTATTAAGAACCTAGAATGTCCTCATTGTGGAGAGAAACAATTTAAGATAAAACTAGAAAAACCATACAATTTTAATGAAGAAAGAAATGGCTCAATAGTGAAATTATCTCCATCAGAGATAAGGGATAGATTAGAGAGAATACCTGATAGTGATGTCGAGCTTTTGGGATATGATCCCAAATCCTCTAGACCTGAGTGGATGATTTTAACTGTTTTACCAGTTCCTCCGATAACCATTAGGCCATCTATAACTATTGAAAGCGGAATAAGAGCTGAAGACGATCTTACTCATAAGCTTGTTGATATAATAAGACTTAATGAGAGATTAAAAGAAAGCATTGAGGCAGGCGCCCCACAATTAATAATAGAGGATTTATGGGACTTATTGCAGTATCATGTAGCTACCTATTTTGATAACGAAATACCAGGTTTACCTCCAGCTAAGCATAGATCTGGAAGACCTTTAAGGACACTTGCTCAAAGATTGAAAGGTAAAGAGGGTAGATTTAGGGGGAACTTATCAGGCAAGAGGGTTGATTTCTCCGCAAGAACCGTAATATCTCCAGACCCCAATTTAAGCATAGATGAAGTAGGAATTCCATATACTATAGCTAGAATGTTAACCGTACCTGAAAGAGTAACCAATATAAACATAGAAAGAATAAGGCAATACATTATAAACGGCCCCGATAAATGGCCTGGAGCGAATTATGTAATAAAACCTGATGGTAGAAGAATTGATTTGAGATATGTTAAAGATAGAAAAGAATTAGCTTCTAGTATAACCGCAGGATATGTTGTTGAGAGACACTTAGTTGATGGAGACGTGGTACTCTTTAACAGACAGCCTTCGTTGCACAGGATCTCAATGATGGCTCATAAAGTTAGAGTGTTACCAGGTAGAACATTTAGATTAAATCTGTTAGATTGTCCTCCATATAACGCTGACTTTGATGGAGATGAAATGAATCTACATGTGCCACAATCTGAGGAAGCTATAGCAGAGGCAAGGGAATTAATGTTAGTGCATAAAAACATAATTACTCCTAGATATGGCGGACCCATCATAGGAGGAGGACAGGATTATATAAGTGGTGCGTATTTGTTATCAGTAAAAACTACCCTATTAACAGTTGAGGAAGTTGCTACTATATTGGGAGTAACAGACTTTGTAGGAGAGCTGGGAGAACCAGCTATACTTGCTCCAAAGCCATATTACACTGGAAAGCAGGTAATCAGTCTATTTTTGCCTAAAGATTTTAACTTCCATGGTCCTGCTAATATATCAAAAGGACCTAGAGCATGTAAGGATGAGATCTGTCCTCATGACTCATTTATCGTTATTAAAAATGGACTATTGTTAGAAGGTGTATTTGATAAGAAAGCAATAGGAAATCAACAGCCAGAAAGTATGTTGCATTGGTCCATTAGAGAATATGGTACTGAATATGGTAAATGGTTAATGGATAATGTGTTTAAGATGTTCATTAGGTTTTTAGAGATGAGAGGTTTCACTATGACTCTAGACGATATAACTATACCAGAGGAAGCTCAAAATGAAATAACCACTAAAATTAAGGAGGGATATAGTCAGGTTGATGAATATATAAGGAAATTTAATGAAGGTCAGCTTGAACCTATACCCGGAAGAACAATTGAAGAAAGCCTAGAAAGTTATATATTAGATACACTAGATAAGCTGAGAAAAGTAGCAGGAGAGATAGCTACGAAATACTTAGATCCGTTTAACAATGTGTACATTATGGCTATAACCGGTGCTAGAGGAAGCGAGTTGAATATAACCCAGATGACCGCTTTATTAGGACAGCAATCAGTGAGAGGAGAGAGAATTAGAAGAGGATATAGAGAAAGAACACTATCTTTATTTAAATATGGTGATATAGCACCTGAAGCAAGAGGTTTCGTTAAGAACTCCTTCATGAGAGGTCTAAGCCCATACGAAATGTTCTTCCACGCAGCAGGAGGTAGAGAGGGATTAGTTGATACTGCTGTAAAAACATCACAAAGCGGTTACATGCAGAGGAGGTTAATTAATGCTTTATCAGATCTAAGGATAGAATATGATGGAACTGTGAGAAGCTTATATGGAGATATTGTTCAAGTAGTATATGGAGATGATGCCGTGCATCCCATGTATAGCGCTCACAGTAAAAGTGTAAATGTTAACAGAGTTATAGAAAGAGTTATTGGTTGGAAGAGGTGA